In Rubripirellula tenax, the following are encoded in one genomic region:
- a CDS encoding DUF1559 family PulG-like putative transporter — protein sequence MHRFLLPPRRPLEPRRSSKRRDCHSTNGGRAAFTLIELLVVIAIIGILVGLLLPAVQAAREAARRTQCQNHLHQIALGMHNYESTYRTLPWGAKGGWGQSWTTDLLPFIEQTALWDRTPQGEEGWVTSNTPESDRLRELARTAIPTYRCPSQPGPEHFAEEIDRLTGRALNSYLGNAGSDVVRDNYSTTGPGPIDIGMEAGNGVLRVADCVTNPGSPPWPPSIKFSAVFDGLSHTVLVSETRYIDIHACGICDHFSLYHPDFDVAFGSDFSEVLMSMQYGINLDLDLVPKAQIEMSISSFHSGGAHAAMCDGSVQFLTESLDATIRHAIGSRGDREVYDQSAF from the coding sequence GTGCATCGGTTCCTTCTTCCTCCTCGACGTCCGCTTGAACCACGGCGTTCGTCTAAACGACGGGACTGTCACAGCACCAACGGGGGTCGAGCCGCCTTCACGTTGATCGAGCTTCTGGTCGTGATTGCGATCATCGGTATCTTGGTCGGGTTGCTTTTGCCGGCCGTCCAGGCCGCCCGCGAGGCCGCCCGCCGGACTCAGTGCCAAAACCATTTGCACCAGATCGCATTGGGGATGCACAACTACGAATCCACATACCGGACGCTGCCTTGGGGCGCGAAAGGTGGATGGGGACAAAGCTGGACCACGGACCTGTTGCCGTTCATCGAGCAGACCGCGTTGTGGGACCGAACGCCCCAAGGTGAAGAGGGATGGGTGACATCGAACACGCCCGAAAGCGATCGGCTTAGAGAGTTGGCTCGCACGGCGATTCCTACCTACCGATGTCCCAGCCAGCCCGGTCCCGAACATTTCGCCGAGGAAATTGATCGGTTGACCGGTCGCGCACTCAACAGCTATTTGGGTAACGCAGGCAGCGATGTGGTGCGTGACAACTATTCGACCACGGGGCCGGGGCCGATTGATATCGGAATGGAGGCGGGCAATGGGGTTCTTCGAGTTGCCGATTGCGTTACGAACCCGGGTTCACCGCCGTGGCCACCATCCATCAAGTTCAGCGCCGTGTTTGACGGGCTGAGCCACACCGTGTTGGTGTCCGAGACTCGCTATATCGACATTCACGCGTGTGGGATCTGCGATCACTTTTCGCTTTACCATCCCGACTTTGACGTCGCGTTTGGTTCGGATTTTTCCGAAGTGCTGATGTCGATGCAGTACGGCATCAACTTGGACCTCGATTTGGTGCCCAAGGCGCAAATCGAAATGTCGATCAGTAGTTTCCATTCCGGCGGCGCACATGCGGCGATGTGCGATGGTTCGGTTCAGTTCCTGACCGAGAGCCTCGACGCCACGATTCGGCATGCCATCGGATCACGGGGCGATCGCGAAGTCTACGATCAATCAGCGTTCTAG
- the rpmB gene encoding 50S ribosomal protein L28 — MARQCEACGKKVQMGNRIETRGKAKYLGGVGTKVTGITRRKFVPNLQKVHVTTPKGENKTMRVCVQCIRSGVVRKTVKTKPFDVGNSSKK; from the coding sequence ATGGCACGGCAATGTGAAGCGTGCGGCAAGAAAGTCCAAATGGGCAACCGCATCGAAACACGCGGTAAAGCAAAGTATTTGGGCGGTGTCGGTACCAAGGTTACCGGGATCACGCGTCGCAAATTCGTTCCAAACCTGCAAAAAGTCCACGTCACAACCCCCAAGGGCGAAAACAAGACGATGCGGGTTTGCGTGCAATGCATCCGCAGCGGCGTAGTTCGCAAAACGGTTAAAACGAAGCCGTTTGACGTCGGTAATTCGAGCAAGAAGTAG
- a CDS encoding glycosyltransferase family 61 protein: MNLPTTVVAAHAEIRPLPRNLRPEDLDMFAGCQRSEVPAATIVSLDDVEAFGRGPLRHRKDYLDESFVSPSHAVRWKQERGHWRAAAERLIQSKTLFDTPCLWITDNWSSGYFHWMCDSIPRLEMASMVCDLSEMTLLLPYKFRGRRYIQQSLAPYGLKDVRILKRFERACCRRLTLPSHVASTGNFDQGIIGRMRNRFLRHLKQHADGNESTSADRVYISRRVATRRKIANEDAVETLLKNHGFKIVVCEQMQWIDQLSAVTNAECLVSNHGAGLTNMIAMQPGRRVLEIRDAVGSTPNCYFNLAAACSLGYFYSFAHRTDPQQTVHHGDVTVDVSALDQAIHAMVGENIGRHT; the protein is encoded by the coding sequence ATGAATTTGCCAACCACCGTTGTCGCCGCTCATGCGGAAATCCGACCCCTGCCGAGAAACCTTCGGCCGGAGGATTTGGATATGTTTGCCGGGTGTCAGCGATCCGAGGTGCCTGCAGCGACAATCGTCTCACTTGACGATGTCGAGGCGTTCGGGCGTGGGCCCCTTCGCCATCGCAAGGACTATCTGGACGAAAGTTTTGTATCGCCCAGTCACGCGGTCCGATGGAAACAAGAACGTGGGCACTGGCGTGCTGCGGCAGAGCGTCTGATTCAATCGAAGACCCTTTTCGATACGCCGTGCCTTTGGATCACCGACAACTGGTCCAGCGGGTATTTTCACTGGATGTGCGATTCGATACCGCGGTTAGAAATGGCCTCGATGGTTTGCGATCTCTCAGAGATGACGCTGCTGTTGCCGTACAAGTTCCGCGGTCGTCGCTACATCCAACAGAGTCTCGCCCCCTACGGCCTAAAAGACGTCCGAATCCTGAAGAGGTTTGAACGAGCGTGTTGTCGCCGCTTGACTTTGCCGTCGCACGTCGCATCGACCGGGAATTTTGACCAGGGAATCATTGGCCGAATGCGGAACCGCTTTTTGCGTCACTTGAAGCAGCATGCCGACGGCAATGAATCAACGTCCGCAGACCGCGTCTACATCAGTCGGCGGGTCGCGACTCGACGAAAAATCGCCAATGAAGATGCTGTCGAAACACTGCTGAAGAACCACGGATTCAAGATCGTTGTTTGCGAACAGATGCAATGGATTGATCAATTGTCGGCTGTCACCAATGCCGAATGCTTGGTGTCCAACCACGGCGCCGGGTTGACCAATATGATCGCCATGCAGCCCGGGCGGCGTGTCCTAGAGATTCGTGATGCGGTGGGTTCGACGCCGAATTGTTATTTCAATTTGGCCGCAGCGTGCAGCCTTGGATATTTCTATTCCTTTGCTCACCGCACCGACCCGCAACAAACCGTTCACCATGGTGACGTCACGGTGGATGTGTCCGCACTTGATCAGGCGATCCACGCCATGGTTGGCGAAAACATCGGACGCCACACGTAA
- a CDS encoding sulfatase-like hydrolase/transferase — protein sequence MTQTSTFAHSACMPRRCWGVVFALGGVACLLVCMQTSVNAQPASTSGATPNVLVIVVDDLGFADLECLGSTDMRTPALNELYARSLKLGRLYANCPVCSPTRASILTGRYPDRVGVPGVIRTHDENSWGYFAPPAPTLPQRLRQRGYHTAAVGKWHLGLRSENHPNQRGFDFFHGFLGDMMDDYFNHRRHDINYMRRDAEEIDPSGHATELFSVWATDYITSRADESSPWFLYLAYNAPHTPIQPPSDWIDKVAYRQPELSPERTKLVALIEHMDDGIGRVLDALRSTKQFENTIIVFTSDNGGQVSVGANNGDLRDGKGSMYEGGLRIPGCIRVPGQTQDGSVTDAVCVTMDILPTLIEIIGGETSDASELIDGRSWTPLFADPDQRDDGREVFFVRREGGVQYGGLTIEAVLKGNLKLVHNFPTHSFELFDLLADPAEATDLAKKQPKVFREMLERLQKHVQRGGQLPWQKGESSSHPASPSETN from the coding sequence ATGACTCAAACTAGCACGTTTGCTCACTCGGCTTGCATGCCACGGCGATGTTGGGGTGTCGTTTTCGCACTGGGGGGAGTGGCCTGCTTGCTCGTGTGCATGCAAACTTCGGTGAACGCCCAGCCCGCATCCACAAGCGGTGCAACACCGAACGTGTTGGTGATCGTGGTGGATGACTTGGGCTTTGCCGATTTGGAGTGCTTGGGATCGACGGACATGCGGACGCCCGCCTTGAACGAGCTCTACGCTCGGTCATTGAAATTGGGCCGGCTATATGCGAACTGTCCCGTGTGTTCACCCACCCGAGCGTCTATCTTGACAGGCCGCTATCCGGACCGCGTCGGAGTCCCGGGCGTAATCCGGACGCATGACGAAAACAGTTGGGGCTACTTTGCGCCTCCTGCACCGACGTTGCCACAGCGACTTCGTCAACGCGGTTACCACACCGCAGCGGTCGGGAAATGGCATCTCGGATTGCGAAGCGAGAACCACCCGAACCAGCGAGGGTTTGACTTTTTTCACGGATTCCTGGGCGACATGATGGATGATTATTTCAACCATCGTCGCCACGACATCAACTACATGCGCCGCGACGCTGAAGAGATTGATCCGTCGGGACACGCGACAGAGTTGTTTTCCGTGTGGGCAACTGACTACATCACGTCACGGGCCGACGAGTCGTCACCGTGGTTTCTGTATCTGGCCTACAACGCGCCGCATACACCGATTCAACCACCGAGCGACTGGATCGACAAGGTTGCATATCGCCAACCCGAGTTGTCGCCCGAACGAACCAAGTTGGTTGCGTTGATCGAGCACATGGACGATGGCATCGGGCGAGTTCTCGACGCGTTGCGGTCGACGAAACAGTTTGAGAACACGATCATTGTGTTCACAAGCGACAACGGCGGACAAGTCAGTGTCGGTGCCAACAACGGCGACCTGCGCGATGGCAAGGGTTCGATGTACGAAGGCGGACTGCGGATTCCCGGTTGCATTCGTGTGCCCGGTCAGACGCAAGACGGCAGCGTGACCGATGCGGTTTGCGTGACGATGGATATTTTGCCAACCTTGATCGAGATCATCGGCGGAGAGACGTCGGATGCCAGCGAACTGATCGACGGTCGTTCATGGACGCCACTGTTCGCCGATCCCGATCAACGCGACGATGGTCGCGAAGTGTTTTTCGTGCGACGCGAAGGCGGTGTGCAGTACGGTGGTCTGACGATCGAAGCCGTTTTGAAAGGCAACCTAAAGCTGGTCCATAATTTTCCGACGCATTCATTTGAGTTGTTCGATTTGTTGGCTGATCCCGCCGAAGCAACGGACCTGGCAAAGAAACAGCCGAAGGTTTTTCGAGAGATGCTTGAACGGTTGCAAAAACACGTTCAGCGCGGAGGGCAACTGCCTTGGCAGAAAGGCGAGTCGTCGTCGCATCCCGCTTCACCCTCCGAAACGAACTGA
- a CDS encoding 2-phosphosulfolactate phosphatase gives MRLVTSLIPNDPADDVPAYDVAVVIDVLRATSVATVALAAGAAEILTCREIADARVLADASRGDATAALLCGERGCRPIDGFDLGNSPAEYSPERVAGRQLIFTTTNGTRAIHTAATARSMLLASFLNLSAVVEALSGVESVHLVCAGTDGVVTGEDVLLAGAIVDRCCSQREGDCTLDDASSIARSWWQSRIPTPDPASLAKQLAQTTGGRNLIRVGYESDLIRCAAIDTVPVVPRRSRIAPTGFTLAHSVAVQPMAFEK, from the coding sequence ATGCGACTTGTTACTTCACTGATTCCCAACGACCCCGCCGACGACGTTCCGGCTTACGATGTTGCCGTCGTCATCGATGTCCTGCGAGCCACTTCCGTCGCAACCGTGGCGTTGGCTGCGGGCGCCGCGGAAATTTTGACATGCCGCGAGATCGCTGACGCTCGCGTGCTTGCCGATGCATCACGAGGTGACGCAACGGCCGCGCTGCTTTGCGGCGAACGAGGATGTCGGCCGATCGACGGATTTGACCTGGGCAATTCGCCGGCCGAGTATTCCCCCGAACGAGTCGCCGGTCGCCAACTCATTTTCACAACAACCAACGGCACTCGGGCGATTCACACAGCCGCGACGGCAAGGTCAATGCTGCTGGCCAGCTTCTTGAACCTTTCCGCTGTCGTCGAAGCCTTGTCGGGTGTCGAAAGCGTGCATCTGGTTTGCGCAGGAACCGATGGCGTGGTCACCGGCGAAGACGTGCTGCTAGCCGGCGCGATCGTTGATCGCTGCTGCTCACAACGCGAAGGTGATTGCACGCTGGATGACGCTTCCTCGATCGCTAGATCTTGGTGGCAGTCGCGAATACCAACGCCCGACCCTGCTTCGCTAGCCAAGCAGTTGGCCCAAACGACCGGCGGCCGGAACTTGATCCGCGTTGGTTACGAATCCGACTTGATACGATGCGCGGCCATCGACACGGTCCCCGTTGTGCCTCGCCGGTCTCGTATCGCGCCGACCGGATTCACATTGGCTCATAGTGTCGCAGTACAACCGATGGCCTTCGAAAAGTAG
- a CDS encoding Na+/H+ antiporter NhaC family protein — MPAGPESLLPPLVAITLAIISRRVVLPLAAGVWTGAWLLARRDADHAWTETPWLFYNALVESVFSTSHLQALLFSLLLGGMVGVLEKGGGMRALIERLSARVRTRCGAQTMVAISGLAIFFDDYSNTLLVGGTMRTTVDRFGVSREKLAYLVDSTAAPVAGLSVVSTWAAIEISYMADGLAAAGIHDPSAAFEMFIQSIPYRFYPWIAVILVMLVSITGRDFGPMRKAEVKAAAKTERRKVAELDDRDSDTNDESRRHKWLWAAAVIPVLVCLLAVGVVLVITGFAAMPTPKPGVGWLRLAGQLLGNGDSYLALIAGGGAGMLVAIRLHVAMRGCDIATALRASLGGAAQMLPAMLILWFAWALSTMTEPDHLDTGGYLAGVLSERLDSRMLPTVVFLLAGAIAFATGTSWGTMGILTPLSISLALQLDPAGGPSGAIALSTCGAVLAGAIFGDHCSPISDTTVLSSRASGCDHLAHVRTQMPYAVVAAVACILGGTLPAAVGISPWICLAISTILVGGFLYRFGIRPAAITENETDVIREPITTD; from the coding sequence ATGCCTGCTGGGCCTGAATCGCTGCTTCCGCCGCTGGTCGCGATCACGCTTGCGATCATTTCGCGACGCGTCGTCTTACCCCTGGCCGCGGGTGTCTGGACCGGCGCCTGGTTGCTGGCACGGCGCGACGCTGATCACGCTTGGACCGAAACCCCGTGGCTGTTCTACAACGCCTTGGTCGAGTCCGTCTTTTCGACGTCACACCTGCAAGCGTTACTGTTCAGCCTGTTGCTTGGCGGCATGGTGGGCGTGCTCGAAAAAGGCGGCGGCATGCGGGCACTGATCGAGCGATTGTCGGCTCGCGTCCGTACTCGATGTGGTGCCCAAACAATGGTCGCGATTTCGGGACTGGCCATCTTCTTCGACGACTATTCCAACACGCTGCTGGTCGGCGGCACCATGCGAACCACGGTCGATCGATTCGGCGTGTCGCGAGAAAAATTAGCGTACTTGGTCGATTCGACGGCCGCGCCCGTGGCCGGACTGTCCGTTGTCAGCACGTGGGCGGCTATCGAGATCAGCTACATGGCCGATGGCCTCGCCGCCGCCGGGATCCACGATCCGTCCGCGGCGTTCGAGATGTTCATCCAATCAATTCCGTATCGGTTCTATCCTTGGATTGCCGTGATCTTGGTGATGTTGGTTTCGATCACCGGACGCGATTTCGGCCCCATGCGAAAAGCCGAAGTGAAAGCCGCAGCCAAGACAGAACGCCGGAAGGTGGCGGAACTGGACGATCGCGACAGCGATACGAACGACGAAAGCCGTCGCCACAAGTGGCTCTGGGCCGCAGCAGTGATACCGGTGCTGGTTTGCTTGTTGGCCGTTGGCGTCGTCTTGGTGATCACGGGGTTCGCTGCGATGCCGACGCCGAAACCGGGCGTCGGCTGGTTGCGATTGGCGGGGCAATTGCTTGGAAACGGAGACTCGTACTTAGCATTGATCGCCGGAGGCGGCGCCGGGATGTTGGTCGCGATACGCTTGCACGTTGCCATGCGAGGCTGCGATATCGCGACGGCGTTGCGCGCGTCGCTCGGTGGCGCCGCTCAAATGTTGCCGGCGATGTTGATCCTGTGGTTTGCTTGGGCGCTGTCGACAATGACCGAACCGGACCATCTAGATACCGGCGGTTACCTGGCCGGCGTGCTGTCCGAGCGATTGGATTCGCGGATGCTGCCGACGGTCGTCTTTCTGTTGGCCGGTGCGATCGCGTTTGCGACGGGAACGAGCTGGGGCACAATGGGTATCCTGACGCCACTGTCGATCTCACTCGCGTTACAGCTCGACCCAGCCGGCGGGCCATCGGGTGCGATTGCACTTTCGACGTGCGGAGCGGTTTTAGCCGGCGCGATCTTTGGCGATCATTGTTCGCCCATTTCCGATACGACGGTGTTGTCCAGTCGCGCCAGTGGATGCGATCACTTGGCACACGTTCGCACTCAAATGCCATACGCGGTCGTCGCTGCCGTCGCGTGCATCCTTGGTGGAACGCTACCCGCTGCGGTTGGAATTTCACCCTGGATCTGTTTGGCCATCTCGACGATCCTTGTCGGTGGCTTCTTGTATCGATTCGGAATCCGCCCCGCCGCGATCACCGAAAACGAAACCGATGTCATCCGTGAACCGATTACAACCGATTGA
- the gatC gene encoding Asp-tRNA(Asn)/Glu-tRNA(Gln) amidotransferase subunit GatC, with amino-acid sequence MALTDEDVRKLALLARLELSDAEVEKVRPQLDSILGFVRKLSELDTEDVEPMTTALDVINRWRPDVAVPSLNRDQAVANSPAHDDECFLVPPVLGSAGARK; translated from the coding sequence GTGGCTCTGACCGACGAAGACGTTCGAAAACTCGCCCTTTTGGCTCGGTTGGAATTGTCCGACGCCGAAGTCGAAAAGGTGCGTCCGCAACTGGACAGCATCCTAGGTTTCGTTCGTAAACTCTCGGAACTGGATACCGAAGACGTCGAGCCGATGACCACGGCGCTGGATGTAATCAATCGCTGGCGGCCGGATGTTGCTGTGCCCAGCTTGAACCGTGATCAGGCGGTGGCCAATTCGCCGGCGCACGATGACGAGTGTTTTTTGGTTCCGCCCGTGCTTGGTTCCGCGGGTGCCCGAAAGTAG
- a CDS encoding serine/threonine protein kinase, with the protein MPDDPSIRTDASTVHRPTDEPSRGSHPSESLAEANTVIRGSSRAVAASDASDPMDRTPASVAKVLLGQRLNHFFLEAMIGGGGMGAVFKAHDEKLDRTVAIKVIPFVADDPDLQRRFRNESQSAAKLDHPRIAKVFDAGSHGRWHYIVFEYVEGTNIRDWVQTNGPLSIDEAVFFTVQLADALQHASSRGIVHRDIKPSNVLIAGDGTIKLVDMGLARSDNLEMSGDMTASGVTLGTFDYISPEQAHDPRDADLRSDIYSLGCTLHFMLTGSPPYPGGTMLQKLLSHGNAPPPDTRTFRPEVSGNLVSVIQKMLAKKPGDRYQNANDLVADLHVVAARDGLTRSRLAGSVVVESPNILIGWLERNVPWIAAATLLVAIAGWLHLESAATREDLVIPSTATRPGRVIAPVATGPVYMSPDEDDANNATSTPSMGTTATDGPTPDMSADASRSAALNSGQPVAPQTNPSANGLPEATVEAAAQLMERVSVAQPPRLTVFPVPSELIADAMLDESRRLSDPPSIVSSTLPTAFDKSDAASGTKPTLIRVVGPELDPAINRDSSGAALTSSLSRAVGLAKKYQISRIEIAVPMITTEPITVDVDDLRITSSVGGGSIVVFQSPKRLTMERAKMFSIGSHPIEFNDLHFAWNVPSDEIDGGAMFEIHDNRSVELTDCTITINNPSLRDEVYAFEVVTDPDKLAGRDRDFSGEFDPFPLVDMKLYNVIIRGQMSMLQMDFAAKLWLDWDNGMLAVTDRMIDTAGARVMPSPTAGSIKLSLTRVTAHAPGGIMQTRLGASGAYPVPVSRLARKCLFIVDSVSPHFAISGLAPTSLSTPWLRLEGSSNAYVVDPTLRDPMLQLTTTDGQTETTRMSQLSTAPPSWSDEHRPRWSVTWVSKKLTDKAMNLRRPVDYRQGDAGSPPGFDEKALPTLPILENVSTILAPSPFLGSAIDFQNQPQVLNRGADLTFSGSLDLIEGWRGSPTPVTGAVVDSPIHYPDRLP; encoded by the coding sequence ATGCCTGATGACCCCTCCATTCGAACCGACGCATCCACGGTGCACCGCCCGACGGATGAACCGTCGCGAGGCAGCCATCCGTCGGAATCGCTTGCCGAAGCGAACACGGTGATTCGAGGTTCGTCGCGTGCGGTAGCGGCCAGTGACGCCAGCGATCCGATGGATCGAACGCCGGCCTCGGTCGCAAAGGTGTTGCTGGGCCAGCGGCTCAATCACTTCTTTCTTGAAGCAATGATCGGCGGCGGCGGCATGGGCGCCGTCTTCAAGGCGCACGACGAGAAACTTGACCGCACCGTCGCGATCAAAGTCATTCCCTTTGTCGCAGACGATCCCGATCTTCAACGACGCTTTCGGAACGAATCGCAAAGCGCCGCCAAACTGGACCATCCACGGATCGCCAAAGTCTTTGACGCGGGCAGCCACGGCCGGTGGCACTACATCGTTTTCGAGTATGTCGAGGGCACCAACATCCGTGACTGGGTGCAAACCAACGGTCCGCTTTCAATTGACGAAGCGGTCTTCTTTACCGTCCAACTTGCCGACGCGCTTCAACACGCGTCCAGCCGCGGAATCGTTCACCGCGACATCAAGCCATCGAACGTTTTGATAGCCGGCGACGGAACGATCAAGTTGGTCGATATGGGACTGGCTCGCAGCGACAATTTGGAAATGAGCGGCGACATGACGGCCAGCGGCGTCACGCTCGGCACGTTCGACTACATTTCACCCGAACAGGCTCACGACCCACGCGACGCTGATCTGCGAAGCGACATCTATTCGCTCGGCTGTACGTTGCACTTCATGTTGACCGGCTCGCCGCCCTACCCCGGCGGCACGATGTTGCAGAAGCTGCTCAGCCACGGCAACGCGCCTCCGCCGGACACTCGTACCTTTCGCCCAGAAGTCAGCGGAAATTTGGTGTCCGTGATTCAAAAGATGCTGGCCAAAAAACCGGGTGATCGGTATCAGAACGCCAACGACTTGGTCGCCGACTTGCATGTCGTTGCGGCGCGCGACGGATTGACCCGATCGCGATTGGCCGGTTCCGTCGTGGTCGAATCACCCAACATTTTGATCGGTTGGCTGGAACGGAATGTTCCGTGGATCGCCGCGGCAACGTTGCTGGTTGCGATCGCCGGATGGTTGCATCTGGAATCGGCAGCGACTCGCGAAGACCTAGTGATCCCTTCAACGGCGACTCGACCTGGCCGCGTGATCGCGCCCGTGGCTACCGGGCCCGTTTACATGTCGCCCGACGAAGACGACGCCAACAACGCGACCTCCACGCCATCGATGGGAACGACCGCAACCGATGGACCAACGCCGGACATGTCGGCGGATGCAAGCCGATCCGCAGCGTTGAATAGTGGACAGCCGGTCGCACCGCAAACCAATCCCTCCGCCAACGGACTGCCCGAAGCAACGGTGGAAGCGGCTGCCCAATTGATGGAACGGGTCTCCGTCGCCCAACCGCCCCGCTTGACCGTCTTCCCGGTACCAAGCGAACTGATTGCGGACGCCATGTTGGACGAAAGCCGCCGCCTGTCGGATCCCCCAAGCATCGTGTCGTCGACGCTGCCTACCGCTTTCGACAAATCCGATGCGGCCTCCGGCACCAAGCCGACGTTGATTCGCGTTGTGGGCCCAGAACTTGATCCGGCGATCAACCGAGACAGCAGCGGAGCGGCGCTGACATCGTCGCTGTCGCGTGCGGTCGGACTAGCCAAGAAATATCAAATCAGCCGCATCGAAATCGCGGTTCCGATGATCACAACGGAACCGATCACTGTCGATGTCGACGATCTTCGTATCACATCCTCGGTGGGCGGGGGAAGCATCGTCGTATTTCAATCACCCAAACGTTTGACGATGGAACGCGCCAAGATGTTTTCGATCGGTTCGCACCCAATCGAATTCAATGACCTGCATTTCGCGTGGAACGTTCCAAGCGATGAAATTGATGGCGGCGCGATGTTCGAGATCCATGACAATCGAAGCGTCGAACTGACCGACTGCACCATCACGATCAACAACCCTTCTTTGCGTGACGAGGTCTACGCGTTCGAAGTCGTGACGGACCCCGACAAGCTTGCGGGTCGCGATCGCGATTTCTCGGGTGAATTCGATCCGTTTCCGTTGGTCGATATGAAACTTTACAACGTCATCATTCGCGGACAGATGTCGATGCTGCAGATGGATTTTGCCGCCAAGCTATGGCTGGATTGGGATAACGGCATGTTGGCAGTGACCGATCGCATGATCGACACCGCGGGCGCGCGGGTGATGCCGTCGCCGACGGCGGGATCAATCAAGTTGTCGTTAACCCGAGTGACCGCGCACGCCCCCGGCGGCATCATGCAAACACGGTTGGGTGCCAGCGGCGCCTATCCGGTTCCAGTCAGCCGCTTGGCACGAAAGTGTTTATTCATCGTCGATTCGGTATCGCCGCATTTCGCGATCAGCGGATTAGCGCCGACCAGCTTATCGACGCCTTGGCTGCGACTGGAAGGTTCCAGCAATGCGTATGTGGTGGATCCGACGCTCAGGGATCCGATGCTGCAATTGACAACGACAGACGGACAAACGGAGACGACTCGAATGAGCCAACTGTCCACCGCACCGCCGTCATGGTCAGACGAACACCGCCCGCGATGGTCGGTAACATGGGTTTCGAAGAAATTGACGGATAAAGCGATGAACCTGCGTCGACCCGTCGATTACCGCCAAGGCGACGCGGGATCTCCGCCCGGCTTTGACGAAAAAGCACTTCCGACGTTGCCGATCCTTGAAAACGTTTCGACCATCCTGGCCCCAAGCCCTTTTTTAGGCTCGGCGATCGATTTCCAAAATCAACCGCAGGTGTTAAATCGGGGTGCCGATTTGACTTTTAGCGGCTCATTAGACTTAATTGAAGGCTGGCGCGGGTCACCGACGCCAGTGACCGGTGCTGTTGTCGATTCTCCGATCCACTATCCTGATCGCCTTCCGTGA
- a CDS encoding 3-keto-disaccharide hydrolase: protein MKFRFATITFSLLALTASLTQSLLADPPASTTETDMGFVQLFDSESLDGWKKADENPDSWKVEDGKLVCQGDRCHLFYVGEAAPWKNFHFVGEVMTTPGSNAGIYFHTKYQSEGWPQAGFECQVNVSHKDPKKTSSLYAVKNVDDPGVKDNEWYTQEIIVNGRNVVLKVNGKTLVEYTEPEGQKAFDKNFERMLGEGTFALQAHDPQSKVYFRNLKVKRLP from the coding sequence ATGAAGTTTAGATTTGCGACGATCACGTTTTCGCTTCTGGCCCTTACCGCATCGTTGACGCAATCATTGCTCGCCGACCCGCCTGCCTCAACAACCGAAACCGACATGGGTTTCGTCCAACTCTTCGATAGTGAGTCGCTTGACGGTTGGAAGAAGGCCGACGAGAACCCCGACAGCTGGAAAGTCGAAGACGGCAAGTTGGTTTGCCAAGGCGATCGCTGTCACTTGTTCTATGTCGGCGAAGCGGCACCTTGGAAGAACTTTCACTTCGTCGGCGAAGTGATGACGACGCCGGGCAGCAACGCGGGCATCTACTTTCACACCAAGTATCAATCCGAGGGTTGGCCTCAAGCGGGCTTCGAATGCCAAGTCAATGTTTCGCACAAAGACCCCAAAAAGACCAGCAGCTTGTACGCCGTCAAGAACGTGGATGATCCAGGTGTCAAAGACAACGAATGGTACACCCAAGAAATCATCGTCAACGGTCGCAATGTCGTCCTGAAGGTGAACGGAAAAACGTTGGTCGAATACACCGAGCCCGAAGGACAGAAAGCGTTCGACAAAAACTTTGAACGAATGCTGGGCGAAGGCACCTTTGCGCTGCAGGCACATGACCCGCAAAGCAAGGTGTACTTTCGTAACCTGAAGGTCAAACGACTGCCGTAG